TAGGGGCAGCTGCAGGGAATTGGGGTGCAGAGTTGGCAGAGTTTTCTTATAGGGGGAGCTTGAAGTGTCTACATGCCAGGGTGACacttgaggggtgtgtgtgtaggtatgttTATTCTTGTGAACATGCAGTTCCTCCAGGAGACCTAATTTAATTGACTCCGTTTATGTTtgcagaccttatcctttgatatgtggattggGTCTGTGTACCTTATTTGCTCATTTTAGTTGATTAACTGATTCTCAGACCATTGTGGATTCTGTCAGTGGTTTAAGGGAGGATGGAAgcagtataaagaataaaatatatttggatacaAAACTTCTCACAATGTTTATTGTCAAGCCAGGTAACACCACCGGTTAGAATAAACTTCTTTCCCAGATTGTTGACTTGCGgctggggattatgggagttTACATCGTAATTTCTCCTCGGCCAGGAGCTTAGCGGACGAACGCTTTCTCTTGCCTTTGTGCCAGCAGGTCGCCGGTCAGCCGTGTGGGTCCGTGTGTCCAGGATCCCAGCCTCCCCCTCTCCTGCACTGTCAGCAAATCCCAGTTCTGGAGCTCGTACCGTGTGAATGTGACGGAGGTGAACCCGCTGGGCTCCAGCTTCGCCCTGCTGGACATCATTGCCCACAGCATCAGTAAGGCCCGCATCAGTCCgtcctcatttagcgaccagCCACCAGGGCATTAAGTGAagccattgctaagtgaaactgccCATGTGCTTACAATCctccttcagctttcctttgctttacagttagtcctcaatctacgaccacaattgagcccaacaggtttctgttgctaagtgagacagttgttaagtgagttttgcccccgtttACGTCCTTTCTTGTccccgttcttaagtgaatcactgcagctgtcaagttagtcacacggttgttaagtgaatccactttCCccgttgaccttgcttgtcaggaggtcggaaaaggggatcacgtgaccccgggacactgcgaccgtcataaatatgagtcagttgccaagagtctgaattttgatcacatgaccacggggatgctgcagtggtcgtaagtgtgaaaaacggtcgtaagtcacttttttcagggctcttgtaactttgaatggtcattaattgaacttgaggattatctgtatgtaTATAATCGGagcaaaatattataaaaatacaaatcatCAGCTATAAATAAAgctaaaagagagggaaggaaggagggagtagGCTGAGCAGGGGGGGGCGtggaggtgggatctgttattaTGAGAAACCCCCCATGTGAAACCCCCTCCCTTGGAGCCCCAAGCCAGCTGGCAGAGTCttcaggcgggggggggggagctgtggGGGCTGACCTCACACTGGGTTGACCAGAGCCATGGCAAAGAGGGGCcttctgggcccctcccccagccAGAATACCCTTCCTCCGctgccagggtgggtgggtggggtgggccaGTCCCCCAAGAGTCAGATGGTACCTCAACATTCCCAGATAAACGGAGCTTGGGCCCAGATAATGGGGAAAGCCACGGGGAGCCCTGGTTtgttcccccttcagggtctcatctcccctcccccacttctgCCTCCCCTCCAGCCAAGCCAGATCCTCCAGAGCGTGTCCGGGTGGAGCCGGTGCCCCTGGCCCCCCGGCGGCTGCGCGTCAGCTGGGAGTACCCCTCCTCGTGGCCCAAAGAGCCTTCCTTCCAGCTCCACTTCCGCCTGCGCTACCGGCCCCTCCTTCACGACTCCTGGTCAATGGTGAGTCGAGGGggtgcaggggtggggggggtctcAGATGGGGGGGGGCTCCCTGCTTGCACAGGAATCCTATGTGTTGTTCCCGGAATGCGCCCCACAGATTTGGGGTGACTGGAGGAGGGGGGAAGCCAGTTCAGAGGGGCTGGGGGGGGGTCCAGAGGGGCTGGGGTCAGCGGGTGGGGCTGATGGGGGCCACCTCTTGACTCGGCAGGTGGAGACCAGCAACGTGTCCGAGGTGATCACGGATGCCGTCATGGGCCTGGAGCACACGGTCCAGGTGAGCGCCAAGGACTTCCTGGATGCTGGAAGCTGGAGCGAGTGGAGCCCAGAGGCGCGAGGCTGGCCGGCTGCAGGTAAGGGCAGGGAAagggcaccacctggagggaatggggagaggAGAACAGGGCAGTGGAAAAGGCCCGAGAAAGGGGGGGGGCAGTAAATCTTGGGCAGATGTTAAAATAGAGACCTACAAGGTGGACCTTGACTTACGATGACAATtcagccaaaaatttctgttgctaagcgagacagttgttcagtgaattttgctccaatgTTTgctcctttcttgccacggtccttaagtgaatcactgcagttgtcaagttagtcacaaggtttttaagtgaatctggcttcctcgttcactttgcttgtcagaaggtcgcaaaaggggatcacgtgaccccgggatgcttcatccgtcataaaagtgagtcagttgccaagtggctaaattttgatcacgtgaccagggggaatgctgcaatggtcgtaagtgtgaaaaatggttataagtcagtgttgttgtaactttgaacggtcactaaaagaactgttgtaagtcgagaactcgcTGTATTTGCAGAGATGAATAATGCTGCTCCTGCCCAGGTGTTCCTGGctgcccctccccccttttccttttccttccatttttccatcTGGAAAACGGGTCCTTGGCACCCAGCTTGAGGGATCCGgggctggcaggcaggcaggctgctCCTTCACGTGGGCATTTTGGGTTGAAAGGATGCAGCGAGAGCCCCAGTTTCAAGAGGAAGGAAGCTGAAGAGTTgcagaagtgggggggggcaacTGGGCTGGGGTTTCTGGGCCGGGTGTGATCGCTCTGGGCCCCCTCTGTGGGTATTGGTTGGCCTTCTCAGCCTCTACACCAGAGGTGGGCAGCTATGCAACTTTAGGACCTGTGgaattcagttcccagaattcctgagccagctgggtTGCcgccaggaattctgggggttgaagtccagagGTACTAAAGTTCCCGTTGTTTGCCCGTTCCTGCTCTCTGTATAGCCAGTGGGTCAGGCAGTGGGGACGTTTTCTCAAGCGGTCCGATTTTGGGTCTCCCCCTCCTGCAGGACAGGTCGCTGAGCCCAGCGAAGCTGCTCCGGGCACCGTTGAACTGGACCCGCCAGCCGAAGAGCCCTCTCCGGCCCCTGACAACGAGCCAGTCGGTACGTGGGGGGGGCTGAAACCCAGGTCGGCAGGGAGAGCAAGGCCAGAGATGCTCACCCGTCAGTCCCAGGATCTTGGCTTTGAAGGATGAAGATCTCTGCAAAGATCTttagattccccctcccccctgggcAAAAGAGCTGTGGGTGGGGCCCCTCTTGCTGGCCTGGACTGAATTGGGCCCCCACCGCCTTGTAAGGGGCAGGGTGACCACTTGGCGGGTGCCCGCAGGGGGACGGAGCTGAAGGGGCGTCTTCTGTCTCCAGCAGGGCAGGGGGACTCGGTGGAGAAGGTAGCAACGCTGGTGTCGCTCGGGGTCTTCGCCTTCTTTGCCCTGGTGGCCCTGCTGCTCTTTGCCTTCCTGGTGTGGTAGGTGGAAAACCTGGAGATGGGGTGGCCGGGCTGGAGCGTCTGCTTGCCCTCTGGCCTTGGGGGAGAAGCCTTGTGGGAGGCCCTCAAGGGAGATGCTTCCATCCGGGTCCTGGGGGTCCCAAAGGCAGCTGGGACTGCTTGGGTTTTGTCTTCCAATATGAGCTGCTTTTCATCCAAGGAGTTTCCTAAGAATGAGctgcttggatgggaagcgaaacgtttccaagaaaaacaccaagaaagtccagttgctttttgggaaAAGCACCTTGAGGATTTGTTGGAAGAACTTCTccacctttcttctcttctctttccatgGAAAGGATCCGGGCGAAGAAGCAGAGCAAAGAGGCCAATAAACACCAGGAGCTGCTCTCAGCTGCCACCCACCTGAAGGCCTTGCCGAGTGAGTACAGCTCTGGCcctattccccaccccaccccccaagaagGGGGCTCAGGTCCCAAGCAGGGAACAATTGGGACCCTGCTGGGGAGAGGATCATGGAGGAATAATCAAATCAGGGCAGGTggctatatatataagcaaagagAAAACTCCACACCCACTTCTAGCACTAgtggtgttacctagctgggtcatgaaacatttgcaaggaaacagttaagctcagagaggaccaaggaccccacagttcaattctgagctCTAAGCATTCTCTTCTGTTGCTATCAAATCAGTGGTAACTCTTttcttttggggggtgggggctccCGATCCATTGGAAGCGTGTTTCGGCCTCTGGTAGATGGAAGGTTTCCATGGTTCATGGCTGGTCTCCGGAATTGAATTGTTTTGAATCCCGTTACATTTGAAGGTCTGTTCAGGCCAGAGGTGACTGGAGAGGCCCTGCAGCTGGACAGTCACGAAATTAATGGTGCCTGCTCCTTAAAGGGCCTCCCAGGGATCCAGATGTGTTGTGGGCAGAAGTGGCAGAAAGCAAGGGGCTGCTTGAGCTGAGAATTGGGGGGGGAGTTAGTGATATGCTGCCTGTCCTAGGAGAAATGCAAGCACAGTTTCCCTCCAgaggttttgggtgctccatcactggaggttttcaagaagagagtggacggccatttgtctcctgcttgagcaaggggttggactagaagacctccaaggtcccttccaactctgccttGACCAgcctccctctccttttttttctctctctctctctctctctgcagaagGCCAGATCTTGTAGCACAGCTCTGCCTCCGCTTGGCAGATCAGCCTCCTCCTCCAGCCAGGggaccgtggacctcacccactgcagcTGCTGTTGATTCTCCAGGGCACGTGACCCGGGCACCCTGCCCTCCCCAGCCACCTTGGACCTGCGCTGCTTATCTGCTGGAACTTGGCATCGGTGGCCCCGGCTAGTCCCCACCCCCTGCTGCAAACAGGCTGCCTGCCAGAGGCTGCTGAGTTTGGACTCGTCGGGGAGCAGCTGGTTGGAGAAGGGGTGCTGTTGGCTGAGCTCCAGGCACCCCCGTCTCTCCTGTAAAGTTGAAGCTCAGCAGGCTGGAGGGACCAGACTCTTCGGGACGGCcgtgctgagagagagagagagaagagaccagCCTGGCAGGAGACCTGAAAGAGCttttgccccctccccctcccaaggGGAGAAGCCAGGCAGAGCGGAGGCAACAGCAGAGACCTCCCCGTATGCCAGTTGTGgggctgtatgtgtgtgtgtgtgtgtttgtgtgcggaTACATCTGTGCTTGGTTTGGTTCAGAGAATTAAATTTCAAATGTTGGGTTTTCTAATGAATCTTGGGCAGTGCAAACCTTCCTTGCGTGGAGAAGATGCCGGGTTCTGCTCAGAGCTTTGGCTGGACGGACTCCCTGGCCAGAGGGCTgaggaacaccccccccccaccactgcctcttacTGTGCCCCCTGGCCCAACCGCAAAGGCCAGGGGAACATTGGCAGAGAGGTTGGCGTGGCCTGCAGAGGCAGAGGGCAGTCGATGGCTGCTCCAGAGGACTTTCAGCCCTGAAGGAGCCCTGGCCCCTGGCATGCAGGAGTGGGGCACCCTGCTTGCTTTTCCCCCAAAGGAGACCGAAGGCAAACTTCAGGAGTTGGGGGAGCAGAGGGGTGCTTGGTCTGCTTGCAAACCGGCACAAGAAAATCCACCTCCTGACACCGGCCAGGCACCACCATGGAGGTGGCCTTGGGTGGACAAGAGGGGGGAGACGGGCAGTGGGCAGCCTCATCCGAATGGCCAGAAGACTGGATGGGGTCACCGCAGGCTGGTTTGTAGGTCTGCCCCTGGGTGGGCTACTCTTTGCCGCGGCCACCAGACCTTCAGGGAATGAGACCCCAAAGGTGGGGGATCCTCTCTGGAACACGCAGGACGCAattggagaggaagagggagaaaggaggggctGCCTCTCTTTCCTGGATCCCTGGAACAGCCTCCCAACCTGGGGGAGGAACAGGGCAGCTGCCCTGAGTTGAAGAGAGATTGGGTTGTGGACCATCCC
This genomic window from Ahaetulla prasina isolate Xishuangbanna chromosome 2, ASM2864084v1, whole genome shotgun sequence contains:
- the IL11RA gene encoding interleukin-11 receptor subunit alpha isoform X2, whose protein sequence is MMLSLTGRVSRGLVLLAMVLTTASVTTPGEWGEEGVTYAELGSDVVLTCPGAHASSMTRWQRNGGSGLPTDSQVQQGQLLLSHVGLSSEGTYSCQDGGGRLLGSVVLRVGRPPGPPSVSCRASNYENFSCFWTPSTETHLPTRYITSYLTKQLPGSDKSRSPVSRVGPCVQDPSLPLSCTVSKSQFWSSYRVNVTEVNPLGSSFALLDIIAHSITKPDPPERVRVEPVPLAPRRLRVSWEYPSSWPKEPSFQLHFRLRYRPLLHDSWSMVETSNVSEVITDAVMGLEHTVQVSAKDFLDAGSWSEWSPEARGWPAAGQVAEPSEAAPGTVELDPPAEEPSPAPDNEPVAGQGDSVEKVATLVSLGVFAFFALVALLLFAFLVWIRAKKQSKEANKHQELLSAATHLKALPKGQIL
- the IL11RA gene encoding interleukin-11 receptor subunit alpha isoform X4; its protein translation is MMLSLTGRVSRGLVLLAMVLTTASVTTPGEWGEEGVTYAELGSDVVLTCPGAHASSMTRWQRNGGSGLPTDSQVQQGQLLLSHVGLSSEGTYSCQDGGGRLLGSVVLRVGRPPGPPSVSCRASNYENFSCFWTPSTETHLPTRYITSYLTKQLPGSDKSSRSPVSRVGPCVQDPSLPLSCTVSKSQFWSSYRVNVTEVNPLGSSFALLDIIAHSITKPDPPERVRVEPVPLAPRRLRVSWEYPSSWPKEPSFQLHFRLRYRPLLHDSWSMVETSNVSEVITDAVMGLEHTVQVSAKDFLDAGSWSEWSPEARGWPAAGQVAEPSEAAPGTVELDPPAEEPSPAPDNEPVGQGDSVEKVATLVSLGVFAFFALVALLLFAFLVWIRAKKQSKEANKHQELLSAATHLKALPKGQIL
- the IL11RA gene encoding interleukin-11 receptor subunit alpha isoform X1 yields the protein MMLSLTGRVSRGLVLLAMVLTTASVTTPGEWGEEGVTYAELGSDVVLTCPGAHASSMTRWQRNGGSGLPTDSQVQQGQLLLSHVGLSSEGTYSCQDGGGRLLGSVVLRVGRPPGPPSVSCRASNYENFSCFWTPSTETHLPTRYITSYLTKQLPGSDKSSRSPVSRVGPCVQDPSLPLSCTVSKSQFWSSYRVNVTEVNPLGSSFALLDIIAHSITKPDPPERVRVEPVPLAPRRLRVSWEYPSSWPKEPSFQLHFRLRYRPLLHDSWSMVETSNVSEVITDAVMGLEHTVQVSAKDFLDAGSWSEWSPEARGWPAAGQVAEPSEAAPGTVELDPPAEEPSPAPDNEPVAGQGDSVEKVATLVSLGVFAFFALVALLLFAFLVWIRAKKQSKEANKHQELLSAATHLKALPKGQIL
- the IL11RA gene encoding interleukin-11 receptor subunit alpha isoform X3, encoding MLSLTGRVSRGLVLLAMVLTTASVTTPGEWGEEGVTYAELGSDVVLTCPGAHASSMTRWQRNGGSGLPTDSQVQQGQLLLSHVGLSSEGTYSCQDGGGRLLGSVVLRVGRPPGPPSVSCRASNYENFSCFWTPSTETHLPTRYITSYLTKQLPGSDKSSRSPVSRVGPCVQDPSLPLSCTVSKSQFWSSYRVNVTEVNPLGSSFALLDIIAHSITKPDPPERVRVEPVPLAPRRLRVSWEYPSSWPKEPSFQLHFRLRYRPLLHDSWSMVETSNVSEVITDAVMGLEHTVQVSAKDFLDAGSWSEWSPEARGWPAAGQVAEPSEAAPGTVELDPPAEEPSPAPDNEPVAGQGDSVEKVATLVSLGVFAFFALVALLLFAFLVWIRAKKQSKEANKHQELLSAATHLKALPKGQIL